The following coding sequences lie in one Primulina huaijiensis isolate GDHJ02 chromosome 2, ASM1229523v2, whole genome shotgun sequence genomic window:
- the LOC140967552 gene encoding uncharacterized protein gives MHQPVQQQGISNSIRGWHFVLLIEIPSHVGKRVYNLKMRVPKARSISLCLSIFSSPLTFPEQFLYPPSSSRGPHFHSGVFCSSIYHCFHSERKVNPSRGNNQLHTSNIMDSEGDKYSSVWSSPGGRTIVSGKQIFCNRSLNMRNIVAVGFDMDYTLAQYKSETFESLAYEGTVRKLVNDLGYPNELLDWSFDWTYMVRGLVLDKKRGNILKMDRHKYVKVAYHGFRELSKEDKVATYGNTLIRDSFDEPEYALIDTLFSLAEAYLFAQLVDFKDNNPGKFPAEYSHMYRDVRAAVDLCHRDGTLKKMVAKDLKRYINEDTSIVPMLKMLRDSGRATFLVTNSLWDYTNIVMNFLCGPQALDGCSASNFDWLQYFDVVITGSAKPSFFHDENCANLFEVDPESGMLLNTDNGTPMPQVGASLRLPLKKLDTNFQVFQGGNVGHLHRLLSIESSSQVLYVGDHIYGDILRSKKILGWRTMLVVPELEKEVELLWTLRDTRKQLQILRNERDHIEDKMHHLKWSLRFDEVNVVNKESKLAEVEKLQFQREEVRLSHQQAQRECHQEFHKVWGQLMKTGYQNSRFAHQVERFACLYTSQVTNLSLYSPDKYYRPSEDFMPHELNMMAS, from the exons ATGCATCAACCGGTGCAACAGCAAGGAATATCGAATTCCATTCGTGGTTGGCATTTTGTGCTGCTGATTGAAATTCCTTCGCATGTTGGGAAACGGGTATATAATTTAAAGATGCGCGTTCCGAAAGCCCGTTCGATTTCCCTTTGCCTTTCGATCTTTTCCTCTCCCTTGACGTTTCCCGAGCAGTTTTTGTATCCACCTTCTTCATCGAGAGGTCCACATTTTCATTCCGGGGTTTTTTGTTCTTCGATTTATCATTGTTTTCATAGTGAAAGGAAGGTGAATCCTAGCAGAG GCAATAATCAACTTCATACAAGTAATATCATGGACAGCGAGGGTGATAAGTACTCATCGGTGTGGTCATCCCCAGGAGGGCGGACGATTGTTAGTGGAAAGCAAATCTTTTGCAATAGATCTTTAAACATGAGGAATATCGTCGCTGTAGGATTTGATATGGATTATACATTGGCACAATACAAATCAGAGACTTTTGAATCACTTGCCTATGAAGGCACAGTCAGAAAGCTGGTCAATGATTTGGGGTATCCTAATGAG TTGCTGGACTGGTCCTTTGATTGGACTTACATGGTCCGAGGACTAGTTCTGGATAAAAAGAGAGGCAATATATTAAAG ATGGATCGACACAAATATGTAAAGGTGGCTTATCATGGATTCAGAGAGTTATCGAAGGAAGATAAAGTTGCCACTTATGGAAATACGTTAATTCGTGATTCATTCGATGAGCCTGAATATGCTCTCATCGACACCCTTTTTTCTCTTGCGGAAGCTTACTTATTTGCCCAACTTGTTGACTTCAAGGACAACAATCCGGGAAAATTTCCAGCAGA ATATAGTCACATGTATAGAGATGTTCGAGCTGCAGTTGATTTGTGCCATCGTGACGGGACACTAAAGAAGATGGTTGCAAAAGATCTGAAAAG ATATATCAACGAGGACACTTCAATAGTTCCCATGCTAAAGATGCTAAGAGACTCTGGTCGTGCTACATTTTTGGTGACTAACAG CCTTTGGGATTATACAAACATCGTAATGAACTTCCTGTGTGGGCCACAGGCATTGGATGGTTGCTCCGCCTCAAATTTTGACTGGCTTCAGTATTTTGATGTTGTTATTACTGGCAG TGCAAAACCAAGCTTTTTCCATGATGAGAATTGTGCTAATCTATTTGAGGTTGATCCTGAGTCAGGAATGCTGCTTAATACTGATAATGGAACCCCTATGCCTCAG GTGGGTGCTTCTTTGAGGCTTCCATTGAAGAAACTAGACACAAACTTCCAAGTTTTTCAG GGAGGAAATGTGGGTCATCTTCACAGATTACTGTCCATAGAGTCAAGCTCCCAG GTGCTTTATGTTGGGGACCATATATATGGAGATATTTTGCGCAGTAAAAAAATTTTAG GTTGGAGAACAATGCTTGTTGTTCCAGAGCTCGAGAAGGAAGTCGAACTTCTCTGGACATTAAGGGATACCCGCAAG CAACTTCAAATATTGAGGAATGAGCGTGATCACATCGAAGACAAGATGCACCATCTAAAGTGGTCTCTCAG GTTTGATGAGGTGAATGTTGTAAATAAGGAAAGCAAACTAGCCGAGGTTGAAAAATTGCAG TTTCAGCGAGAAGAAGTGCGGTTGAGTCATCAACAAGCTCAAAGAGAATGTCATCAAGAG TTTCACAAGGTTTGGGGACAGCTGATGAAGACTGGCTATCAGAATTCTCGCTTTGCACATCAG GTGGAACGATTTGCTTGCCTTTACACTAGCCAGGTTACCAATTTGAGCTTGTATTCCCCAGACAAATACTACAGGCCAAGCGAAGATTTCATGCCCCATGAACTCAATATGATGGCATCGTGA